CTCGCGCCGCACCGCCGCCGACCGCAGCCTGTCCAGGCAGATCCGCCCCACGACGGTCGTCAGCCAGCCCTTCGGGTCGCGGATCGCCGCGCGGCCCCCCGCCGACAGCCCGGACAGCCGCAGCCACGCCTCCTGCACGGCGTCCTCGGCGTCCGCGACGCTGCCGGTGAGCCGGTAGGCCACCCCGACGAGGTGGGGGCGCAGGCCGGTGAAGGTCGCGACCAGGGTCTGCTCGGCTGCGGTCACGGGCACCAGTTTGCCAGCACTAGACTCGGTCGACGTGGCAGGACGCATCCGGGAGAGCGACATCGCGTTGGTGCGTGACCGGAGCCGGATCGACGACGTCGTGGGGGACCACGTCTCGCTGCGCGGTGCCGGCTCCGGCGCGCTGAAGGGGCTCTGCCCGTTCCACGACGAGAAGTCGCCGTCGTTCAACGTGCGCCCCTCGCACGGCACGTTCCACTGCTTCGGCTGCGGCGAGGGCGGCGACGTCATCGCGTTCGTGATGAAGATCGAGCACCTCGGGTTCGTGGAGGCGGTGGAGCGGCTCGCCGACCGCGCGGGCATCCAGCTGGTCTACGAGGGCGGCGGCGCCACGGTCCAGCGCGACCGCGGCACCCGCAGCAGGCTCATCGAGGCGCACCGCGCCGCCGCCGAGTTCTACGCCGAGCAGCTCGCCACGCCCGACGCCATGCCGGCGCGCGAGTTCCTGGCGCAGCGCGGCTTCGACGAGGCCGCGGCCCGCCAGTTCGGCTGCGGCTTCGCCCCCGGCGGCTGGGACAAGCTGACCAAGCACCTGCTCGGGCGGGGGTTCGAGCTGACCGAGCTGCTCAAGGCCCAGCTGACCAAGGAGGGCAGGCAGGGCCCGATCGACCGGTTCCACCGGCGGCTGCTGTGGCCGATCCGGGACATGGGCGGCGAGGTCGTCGGGTTCGGCGCGCGCCGGATCTTCGACGACGACCCGATCCAGGCCAAGTACCTGAACACCTCCGAGAGCCCGATCTACAAGAAGTCCCAGGTGCTGTTCGGGCTCGACCTGGCCAAGAAGGAGATCGCCAAGCGCCGGCAGGCCGTCGTCGTCGAGGGCTACACCGACGTGATGGCCATGCACCTCGCGGGCGTGCCCACGGCCGTCGCGTCGTGCGGCACGGCGTTCGGCACGGACCACATGAACGTGCTGCGGCGGCTGCTGATCGACGACTCCCTCAGCGGTGAGGTGATCTTCACCTTCGACGGCGACGCGGCCGGGCAGAAAGCGGCGCTCAAGGCGTTCGAGGGCGAGCAGCAGTTCTCCGCGCAGACCTACATCGCGGTCGCGCCCGACGGCATGGACCCGTGCGAGCTGCGGCAGGAGAAGGGCGACGTGGCGGTGCGCGACCTCGTGGCCCGGCGCACGCCGCTGGTCGAGTTCGCCATCAAGGCGCAGCTGCGCGACTACGACCTGGACTCGGTGGACGGCCGCGTCGAGGCGCTGAAGAAGATGGTGCCGTTCGTCGCCCAGATCAAGGACCGGGCCAAGCGCGACGGGTACGCCACGCGCCTGGCGTGGTGGGTGGGCTGGGAGGACGAGGCCGCGGTCGTGCGCCGGGTGCGGGAGACGGCCAACGGGCGCGCCCCGGCGGCCCCCGCGCGGCGGGTGGCCGTGGACCTGAACCAGGGCGCGCTGGCGGTGGACGTGAGCGGCCCGCCTCGACCCGACCCGCGCGACCCGGCGCTGCGCACCGAGCGGGAGGCGCTCAAGGCGGCGCTCCAGCTGCCCGAGATGGCCGGGCCCTACTACGACTCGCTGCCGGACGACGCGTTCACGCACCCCGCCTACCAGGCGCTGCACCGGGCGATCCGGGAGGCGGGCGGCACGTCGTCCGGGCTGTCCGGGCCGACGTTCCTGGAGTCGGTGTCGCAGGCGTGCGCGCAGCAGTCCGTGCGGACGGTGCTGCGCGAGCTGTCCGTCGAACCGCTCCAGGTGAAGGCGGACGAGTACCGCTACGTGCAGGGCGTGCTGGCCGGGGTGCAGAAGATGCTGGTGTCCCGGCAGATCGCGGAGATCAAGTCGCGGCTGCGGCGGGTGTCGCCGATCGACGAGCCCGACGAGTACCGCCACCTCTTCGGCGACCTGATCGCCCTGGAGGAGTACCACAAGGCACTGGGCGAACAGGCGGTGGGCGGGCTGTGAGGGAACTGTTCCGGAGGATCTTCGGCTCGGGCGCGCCCGAGGGGTTCGCGGGGTCGCTGGACGCCGACGAGAACGTGCTGGCCTCGGCCGCCGTCGGCGCCGGGTGGCTGGTCGCGACCACGCACGGGCTGTGGCTGCCGGACCCGGCCGGACCGCGCCGCGTCGGCTGGCACCTGGTGAGCAAGGCGACGTGGACGGGGAACGCGCTGGCCGTCGTCGAGGCGGTGGAGGACGGCGAGGCCGGGCAGGCCGTGCTGCTGCGCGACCTGCCCGTGACGCGGTTCCCGCTGGAGTCGCCGGGGAAGATCCCGCAGGTGGTGCACGAGCGCGTCACGGCGTCGATCAAGTCGCGGCACCGGCACG
This region of Saccharothrix longispora genomic DNA includes:
- the dnaG gene encoding DNA primase, which produces MAGRIRESDIALVRDRSRIDDVVGDHVSLRGAGSGALKGLCPFHDEKSPSFNVRPSHGTFHCFGCGEGGDVIAFVMKIEHLGFVEAVERLADRAGIQLVYEGGGATVQRDRGTRSRLIEAHRAAAEFYAEQLATPDAMPAREFLAQRGFDEAAARQFGCGFAPGGWDKLTKHLLGRGFELTELLKAQLTKEGRQGPIDRFHRRLLWPIRDMGGEVVGFGARRIFDDDPIQAKYLNTSESPIYKKSQVLFGLDLAKKEIAKRRQAVVVEGYTDVMAMHLAGVPTAVASCGTAFGTDHMNVLRRLLIDDSLSGEVIFTFDGDAAGQKAALKAFEGEQQFSAQTYIAVAPDGMDPCELRQEKGDVAVRDLVARRTPLVEFAIKAQLRDYDLDSVDGRVEALKKMVPFVAQIKDRAKRDGYATRLAWWVGWEDEAAVVRRVRETANGRAPAAPARRVAVDLNQGALAVDVSGPPRPDPRDPALRTEREALKAALQLPEMAGPYYDSLPDDAFTHPAYQALHRAIREAGGTSSGLSGPTFLESVSQACAQQSVRTVLRELSVEPLQVKADEYRYVQGVLAGVQKMLVSRQIAEIKSRLRRVSPIDEPDEYRHLFGDLIALEEYHKALGEQAVGGL